Genomic window (Muntiacus reevesi chromosome X, mMunRee1.1, whole genome shotgun sequence):
TGATCACAGTGAACTCAGGATAGAAAAAACCCTACTGAGCCCTCAGCACTGGGTATCCCCTGGGAGGGAAGTGGCCTGAGATATCACTCCACTTGGCTTCTGGATAATGTGGAGGTCTAAAGTTGTCTGCATCAGAGTAGCAGAGGGAAGGGTGCCCAGGCTCTGCCAAGGCTTGACATGGTGATACTAAAGATGAGCTGAGAGGACCGCAGTGCCACTAAATCCAAAGCAGGGCTGAGAGGATGCAGAGGGAATATCTAAGGCCTCTGTtcctcctctgtgggattctgtGGGGACAGGCTGAGCACGAAACAGGAGCCTTGTGGGTTCCTCGGGCAGTGTCCTCAAGGACACCTGCAGAGGCGGCCTTTGATAAAGTCAAGGTGGAATGTCCCCATTTTAAGTTGCTCACATCACCTCATTCTCCATCCTCCAGGTGCACCAATCTCCTGTCCTTTGATCCAGACTCCTGCCTGTAGTTTCTGTCCACGGCCATCATGCCCCGTAGGCAGAAGAGTAAGGTCCCTGGTCAAGGGAAACATCAACAGGCCCGGGCTAAGACCCAGGGTCTTCATGATCAAGCCACCACATCTAGGGGAGAAGAGACCACCTCCTCCTCGCCTCCTGATTTAGAGAGTGCTCCCTCAAGCTCCTCAGCTGCTGGCACCCCCATGGGGCCTCAGGGAGCCCAAGGCATGGCCAGTGCTGCTGCAGGTGCTATACCCAAAAGATATGGTGTCGGTGCTGCAGCACGCTCAAGATCTGATGTCAGTGGTGCAGCATGCTCAAGATCTGATGTCAGTGGTGCAGCACGCTCAAGATCTGATGTCAGTGGTGCAGCACGCTCAAGATCTGATGTCAGTGGTGCAGCACGCTTAAGATCTGATGTCAGTGGTGCAGCACGCTTAAGATCCGATGTCAGTGGTGCAGCACGCTTAAGAGCTGGTGTTGGTGCCACAGCACGCTCAAGAGCTGGTGTCGGTGCCGAGGGCCAAGGTCAGGGAGGTGAAAGTTCCTCCCAGGCCTCAGCTGCTGCTGAGAGCCGTCACATAGATCCTCTGAGCAAGCAGATGCAGGTGTTGGTGCAGAAGATGCTGTATAAGTATACGGTGAGGGAGCTCATTAAGAGGTCAGAAATGCTGAAGGCAATCAATAAAAGGTACAGGGGGCAATTCCCTGAGATCCTCAGGAGAGCCTCTGAGCACATAGAGACGGTATTTGGCCTGGTCCTGAAGGAAGTCAGGCCCGACGGTCACTCTTATATCCTGGTGAGCAACCTAGAGCTCAGCGACAGTGAATCTATGAGAAGTGACCGGGGGCTACCGAAGAATGGTCTTCTGATGCCTCTTCTGGGTGTCATCTACCTGAATGGCCACCGCCTCTCTGAGGAGAAGATCTGGAAGATCCTGAATTATCTGGGCATCTATGATGGAAGAAGGCACTTCATCTTTGGAGATACCAGGAAGTTCCTCACAGAAGATCTGGTGCGGGAAGGGTATGTGGAGTACCGCCAGGTGCCAGGCAGCAATCCCCCTCGCTATGAATTCCTGTGGGGTCCGAGAGCACTCAT
Coding sequences:
- the LOC136153236 gene encoding melanoma-associated antigen B2-like, which encodes MPRRQKSKVPGQGKHQQARAKTQGLHDQATTSRGEETTSSSPPDLESAPSSSSAAGTPMGPQGAQGMASAAAGAIPKRYAGVGATARSRAGVGAEGQGQGGESSSQASAAAESRHIDPLSKQMQVLVQKMLYKYTVRELIKRSEMLKAINKRYRGQFPEILRRASEHIETVFGLVLKEVRPDGHSYILVSNLELSDSESMRSDRGLPKNGLLMPLLGVIYLNGHRLSEEKIWKILNYLGIYDGRRHFIFGDTRKFLTEDLVREGYVEYRQVPGSNPPRYEFLWGPRALIESNKMKVLEFLARINDTVPATFLEHFEESSREEVESTSARAVASVSTSASGRAGMSVWDAAGISVSVWDGPSAVARAEHPASAMPGISGAASAGPSASASANTRATSSQSSRP